From the Brachybacterium sillae genome, the window CGGCAGCACGGCGACGGCGACCATCAGCGCCATCTGGTCGTGGGAGACGTACCCGTAGCTCTGCGACCACAGCATCCACACCCAGAACGACACCGCCAGGACCGCGCCGGCGATGCGCTGGGTGCGCCCCGCGATGACCATCGCCGCGGCGGTGAGGATCACCACGAGGAGGATCCCGGCGAGGGTCGGGGTGACGGCCGGGAGGTGCAGCAGCCGGGCCAGCAGCAGGGGCCGGTAGAACTCGGGGCTGCGGGCGTGGGCCGGCACATCATCGGCGAACAGCAGGACGTCGAGCACCACGACCACGGCGACCAGACGGTGCAGTCGGGCGGCGCGGGCGACGGGCAGCGGCGGCATCAGCCAGCGCAGCACCGGCAGGTCGGCGGCATCGGCCCGGGTGGCGGTCACGGCGCCTCCCACACCGCGACGGTCACCCGCTGCGGCGGCCCGGCGGGGGCGCCGTCGTGCAGGGTCGTGACCTCTTCGCACAGTTCGAGCCGGGTGAGGGGGTCCTCCGGGTGCGCTCGCGCATAGGCGGCGGCCAGCGGGGCGAGCTGCTCCGGTCCCGTGCCGCCGGCACGCAGTCGCCGCTCCACGTCGGCGCGCTCCGTCCCGACCTGCCGGCCGAAGGGGATCTCGAACGGCAACGGGCGGCTGGCGGTGACCCCGAGCAGGCAGGCCTCGCGCACCTCACCGTTCGGATCGATGCCCTTCGCGTACTGCTCCAGCACCCCGAAGGGGAAGGGATCGTTGGTCAGTCGCAGGTTCGCTCCGACCAGCACCGTCACGCACAGGAGCACCGCGGCCAGCCGCCACAGCGTCCCGAGGGGCCGCAGACCGTCGCCGGTCGCGGGTGCTGGTCGTGACGTCATGCGGGGAACCTCCTGACCCGAGTATCCCCGGGGTGCGGGCCGTGCCGCGAACCGGCGCGTCCCCGTCACCGGGTGTCCCTCCCGGGCTCCGTAGACTCACCGGGTGGACACCGCCCCTGAACCGTCGACGTCGACCCCGCTCGCCGTGCCCGCGGGCACTCCGGAAGCGCACGCTCCCCAGGCCGCTGCCGCCTCACCCTCCCCCGGAGGCACCGCCCCCGAGGCTGGCTGCGAGGACGCCCTTGCACCCACCGACGCTGTCATCGTCGGTTCCGGCCCGAACGGTCTGGCCGCGGCGGTGACTCTCGCCCGGGCGGGCTTGCAGGTGACCGTCCTGGAGGCAGAGGACACCCTCGGCGGCGGGGCGCGCACCCTGGATCTGGGGCTGGTACCGGGCCTCGCCCACGACGTGTGCTCGGCGGTGCATCCGATGGCCCTCGCGAGCCCCTTCCTGCGGGAGTTCGACCTCGCGGCCCGAGGTGTCGACCTGCGGGTGCCGGAGGTCTCCTATGCGCAAGCTCTCGAGGGCCGACCCGCTGCGATCGCCTGGCGCGACCTGGAGCGGACGGTGGACGGCCTCGGGCCCGACGGTGCCACGTGGCGCCGCCTGTTCGGGCCGCTCGTCGCCCACTGGCCCGACCTGGTGGAGCTGATCCTCTCCGACAAACGCAGCCTCCCCCGGACGGCCCGCACCCGGGAGGGGATGGTCCTCGCCGCGCGACTGGTCGCCGCGGTCGCCCGCCACGGCACGGCCCTGTGGGATCGCCCGTGGAAGTCGGAAGCCGCCCCCGCACTGCTCACGGGTGTCGCGGCACATGCGATCGTCGATCTCCCCAGCCCGGCCGCCGCCGGAACGGTGATGCTGCTGGGAACCCTTGCCCACGCCGGAGGGTGGCCGATCCCCGTCGGCGGATCCCAGGCGATCGTCGACGCCCTCGTGACGGACCTGCACACCCATGGGGCGCGGCTGGTCACCGGCCACCCGGTACACGGACACGCGGACCTGCCGCCCGCCCGAGCGGTGCTGCTGGACACCGACGCCGCCCAGGCAGCCCGGATCCTCGGTGACCGGATCCCTGCGCGCACCCATCGGGCGCTGCGGCGCTACCCGCATGGGGACGGGGCCGCGACCGTGGACTTCGTACTGTCGGGCCCGGTGCCGTGGCGTGACGGTGACGTGGGGCGCGCCGGAACCGTGCACATCGGGGGCAGCCGCGCTGAGATTGCCGCGGCCGAGCATGCCGTGTCACGGGGGCGGATGCCGCAGCGGCCGGTGGTGCTCGCCTCGGATCCGACGATCCTCGACCCGTCGCGGGCGGTCGGGGCGCTGCGGCCCCTGTGGACGTATGCGCACGTCCCGGCGGGGGAACCGCGGGACCCGTCGGACGCGGTGATCGCGCAGATCGAGCGCTTCGCGCCGGGGTTCCGCGACGTCATCGTCGCCGCCCATGCGGTGCCGGCGGCGCGCCTGCACGAGCACAACCGCAACCTGGTCGCGGGGGACATCGCCCTGGGCCGGGTGAGTCTGGCACGGATGATCGCGCGCCCGAGCGCCGCGCCCGATCCGTTCCATCTGGGCGGCGGGGCCTATCTGTGCTCGGCGGCCACACCCCCGGGACCGGGGGTGCATGGGCTCAGCGGATGGTATGCGGCGCGGCGTGCTCTTGCCCGCGAGTTCGGGATCCACCGCGCGCCGTCACTCCGGCCAGAGCTGTAGGAGGCGCGGCGTCATCTTGCGGTGTCGACGCTGACGCGGCCACCCGCACCGTACCCTTGGCGCCGCCGCCCACTCACCGGGTGCTGACGCCCCGCTGGCAGAGGGCTCGGCTCAGGCGACCAGCAACGGGCTGATCTCCCGGGCCCACGCGGCGACAGCCGGAAGGTCGCGGAAGTCACCGAGTGGTGTCCGCAGCGTGCGCATGAGCGCGCGCTCGTGCAGGGCCATCTTGTCGAGGATGACCCACCCGGGGAAGTTCCTGACGGCCACGGGGGTGAAGCCCGCGCGGGCCAGGAAATGATCGGTGCCCTTCTGTTTGCCCTCCTTGCGGGGATCCGCGGCGGACCCGGAGCAGGTGAACAGCGCGACGGGGCGGCCGGCGAGCTGCTCCCGGTGCTGATCGGCCCATGCGATGGCGCTCTTCTCGAGAGCGTCCATGCGGATACCGGAGCCCAGGATGACGGCCTCATGAGCACCGGGGTCGGGGTCGTTGGCGATGTCCGCGAGTGCCACTTCGCAGCCCTGCGCAGTGAGCGTCTCGGCGATGGTCTCGGCGAGGGTGCGGGTGGCACCGGTGTGCGTGGCATAGGCGACGAGGATGCTCATGCTCCCAGTCTCGTCGGCTCCGTAGCCGGTCGGCCGGGACCGTCGGCCCCCGCCCCGGCAACCGCCCTTCCCGCAACGCCACCATCCGCCCCGCGGCACAATCGACATCATGCGCATCGCCGTCATCGGGTCGAGCATGGTCGACCTCATCACGTACATCGACCGCATGCCGGTCGAGGGCGAGACCCTCGAGGCACCGGATTTCGCCCTGGGTTGCGGAGGCAAGGGGGCGAATCAGGCGGTGGCGGCGTCACGGTGCGGAGCCGAGGTGGTGATGGTCGCGCGGGTCGGTGACGATGCCTTCGCGGACATGACCCTCGCCAACTTCCGTGACCAGGGCATCGACACCACCCACGTGCTGCGCACCGACGGCGCGAGCTCCGGGGTCGCCCCGATCTTCGTCGATCCGCAGTCACGCAACTCGATCCTCATCGTGAAGGGTGCGAACGCCCACCTCTCCCCCGAGGACGTCCTCGCCGCGCGAAAGCGGATCACCACCTGCGACCTGATCGTCCTGCAGCTGGAGATCCCCCTCGCCACAGTGCACGCCGCCATCCGCCTCGGCAGCGAGCTCGGCATCCCCGTGCTGCTCAATCCCGCTCCGGCCGACCCCCACCTCGACGTCTCGCAGCTGCGAGGGGTGGAGTTCCTGGTGCCGAACGAAACCGAACTGGCGCTGCTCACCGGCCGTGACGTCGCCGACCTCTCCACGATCGACCAGGTCACCGAGGCCGCGTCCGAGGTGCTGTCAGAGGGCGTCGCTCAGATGATCGTGACACTCGGCGCCCGCGGGGCGCTGTGGGTGCATCCGTCGGGCTCCGAACTCATCGAGGCGCCGCGGGTCACGCCGGTCGACACCACCGGAGCGGGCGACGCGTTCATCGGAGCCTTCGCCGAGCACTGGACGCGCACCCGCGACATCCGGGCCGCGATCACCGCGGGGGTGCACTACGCCGCCGATTCCGTCACGCGACGCGGAACCCAGACCTCGTACGCCACCAACACCCCGCGCACCGACCAGTCCACACACTTCTCCGACGCGGGCCTCGATCCTCAGGGGGCAGAGAAACCTCCCCTGGACGTGGTGGCTGCTGTCATCGTCGACCCTGCGGCCCACCCCTCGCGGGTCTTCGCCGCACGCCGCGCCCCCGAGCGGTCCGCCGGTGGCCTGTGGGAGTTTCCCGGCGGGAAGGTGGAACCCGGGGAGACCCCGCAGCAGGCGCTGCAGCGGGAACTGCGTGAGGAGCTCGGCGTGCAGGTGCGTATCGGGGAGCATGTGGCGACCTCCCGCACCGAGCAGAACGGTCGGACCATCCGCCTCGCCTGCTACCTCGCGACGCTCACCGGGCCCGCGCCGACCGGGAGCACCGACCACGACGCCCTCGAATGGATCCCCACAGAGTCCTTCGAGGACTACGCGTGGGCACCCGGTGATGTGCCCGTGCTGAACGCGATTTGCACTCGCCTGCAGCACAATCCAAGAGGTTGACCGAAGCCAGGTATATACCGATACCCCGAAAGAACAAAGCGAGAGAAGCAAGCGAATGTACGACCTCGGATTTTACATACCGGGAGAAAACGTCGACGTGGCACTTTCAGATGTGGTCACACGCATTCACGAGATAGATCCGGATGGATTGCGCACCGCGCGGACGTTTCGTGCAACCTTCGACCAACTTTATGATGGACAACGTACGGGCCGCTATCGAGTAGACCAACTATTTAAGACGGAAAAAACCCATTTTGGCACTCTGATTGAAATCAACCTTCAGCGAGAATTCAATTTCGAGAGTGGAACACTCCTAGACTACCGAATCGCGGGACACGAGGTGGACTGCAAGTTTTCCTTGACGTCCGCCTGGATGCTCCCACCAGAGTCGTTCGAGCAACTAGTCCTCGTCTGCACGGCCGATGACTCAACGTCAAGATGGAGCATGGGCATAGTGCGAGTTCGCAAAGAGTTCAGGCGAACGGGGGCAAATCGCGACCGAAAGACCGGACTCAACAAAGAAGGTCGCGACAACATCACATGGATATTTCGCAACAACTCAATGCCCCCAAACATTCTACTCCAACTCCCGGACCAGACCACGAGAGCAATCTTGTCACACGGCAGCGGACAGAAGCGAGTCAATGAACTGTTCCGCAGGGCTCTGAATCGACGTATCACCCGCAATGTCGTTGCGACAGTTGCTCGACAAGAGGATTACATGAAACGAGTCCGAAACAACGGCGGAGCACGGAGTACCCTGAGAAGTGAGGGGATTATTATCCTCTCGGGCGACTATTCGTATCAGGTAAAGCTCGCCGAGTCCCTAAGGGCGCAAGTTCCTCGACCCGGCGAGTTCGTGAGCATCAGGGTATCCCCCAGTTCAGAGTCGGAGGGCGTTCAGATCGACGGGTCTTACTGGAAAATGGAAAATGCAACGGACGCATCCCCCGTTATGGCACCGTTGATTAGAGGGCAATAGGAGCGTATCCAGCTGCCCCCGTGCGCCCTAAAGGCGTTCGTTCATTCATCGAGGGGTGGATCATAGCGTCAGAGCTGGAATACGATCTGCTCACTTGTGCCGCCAGAAACGAGGACCGCGTTCTGCGCGCGCCCACTGGTCCGAGCTGCCCGAACGGTCGACGAATTTGCATTCCGATCTGTCGCCTCAAATGCCATCCTGATAGCTCGACCCACCGCCTCAGCCACCGGTGGCGGGAACGCATTGCCGACCTGCCTATAGGCAGAAGTCTTCCGCCCAACAAAAGACCAGCTGTCAGGAAAGCCTTGAATTCGTGCGGCCATGCGGACGGTTAGGCGCGGCGATCCCTCAAAACCCTGCGCTGGGGCTTCGTTAGCAACACCTCGGGCGTCAACCCCCAATGCCTCCCAGGCTTTTTTAGCGCGCGTCGGGCCAAGGTCTGGACCGCCATGCTTCTTGCTTCCGCCGACGAGAGTGGGCGCGATCCGATCAGCGCCCATCGCCCAGCTACTTGCACCTTCCCAACCGTTGGACGCCATGAGATCGATAAGTGCTCCACCTACGGTCGTTGGCTCCCCGCCCCCCGCGGGCCATTGAAAATTGGCAAAATCCTGCGATTGGAGTGCAATCAAAATGGAACGTGGTCGCAGTTGCGGTACGCCATAGTCAGACGCGTTCAGCAAACGCCATTCGGCCACGTAGCCCGCTCCCTCCAGGCGGGACATTATCTTCTGGCGGTAGGCATCAAACTTAGGGTCCAGAAGCCCGCGAACGTTTTCAATCATGACCCCTCTTGGGCTCACGGTTTCCACGATTTCCAGTGCGCGATCAAAAAGATTGCGTTCGTCCGCTTCGCCCAGTTGGAGCCCGGCATGCGAAAATGGAGGGCACGGAACTCCACCGGCCAGCAAATCTACACCCTTCAAATCGCAAGGCGCCTCCCATGTGAAGAGGTCGGCCTGAATCACTTTCCACTCGGGACGATTCAGACGAAGAGTCTGGACGGCATGTTCGTCAAGTTCCACTAGCGCCGAATGCTCGAAGCCGGCCTCCTCGAGCCCCAGCGCCTGCCCACCTGCCCCGGCGCATAGCTCCAGCGAGTTGTAGGTCATGAGCGGCCTCCAATCAGACAAGACATGATGCCTCAAGCGCACCCTCCAAGGCGCGCTCGGCAGCCGTGGCGTCCGTGACATCGGACCCACGGCGCGCCAGATCGACTCCCGTTGAGCCTAGGAGGAGGGTCCGACAGACGAACCATGTCCGAGCGCTAGGTCAGCAGCCCTCACCCCTGGGAGTCGCAGAGCACCACCTCGGTGGACAGCCCCACCGGTCGTCGCTATCGCGAGCATCGCCTGCGCGGCAGTCAGGTGGTGCTGTTCGTCCGCCGCGCCAAGAACGGGGACCTCGGCACCGAGCCGTTCACCTGCCTGGGAACCGCCAGCTTCGTGAACGCCGAGGGGTCCCGTCCGATGCGGATCGTGTGGGAGCTCGATCGACCTATGCCCGCCGATCTGATGGTGGATGCACGCGCAGCCGCCTGAGAGCTATCGCGTCGGGCCGCGCCCGCCGGATCGAACGGTCAGTCATCGTCCGGGGAGGTGACGTACGTTCAGGGCCGCCACACAATGGTGGCGACGGACCGGCTCACCGGTGATGCGGCCTCGCGCCGCGACACTCCGGGCCGACCGCCTCAGCGAAGGAGAGACGCATGGCGCACGAGCACGACCGCACGGACAACCTCGGCCTGACCGACGACGGCATCACCCACGACGGCGGTTCGCTGACCGTCCACGAGGAGCACCTGCGTGTCGGCACCGAGCGTGTCGTCTCCGGACGCGTCCGCGTCCGCAAGCGCATCGTCGAGGAGGAGCGCACCCTGCAGGTGACGGTCCGCCGCGAGGAGATCGAGATCATCGAGGAGGACGCCGACGGCGTCGTCGGCGACACCCCGGCCCCCACCGCCACCGCCGATTCGGCCGAGGGTCGTGGGGAGCGCGGCGGCCTCGGCGGCGACATCATCGATGCCCAGGACGACGACACCCTCGAGATCGTCCTGTCGGAGGAGCGCCCGGTGGTGACCATGGAGGTGGTCCCGGTGGAGCGCGTGATCGTGCGCAAGGTGAGGAAGACCGGCACCCAGATCGTCTCCGGCGAGGTGCAGCGGGAGGTCGTCGAGGTCATCGACGAGTCCGGCACGGCCATCCGCGACACCGATCGGGATGGCGACCGCGGGGTTCGCTGACCCGGCTGGCGCTGGCAGACTCCTGCCATGCCCCGCCTCATCCCGCCGATCCCGGACTTCATCACCGACTCCGAGCGCACCGTCTGGGAGCACCTACGCTCCCAGCTGCCCGCGAACGCGACGCTGATCGCCGGTCAACGGCTCACCGACGGCACCGACGAGGTGGAGATCGACCTGCTGGTCCTGTGGCCGGGGGTCGGGGTCGCCGTGATCGAGGTGAAGGGCGGGGCCGTTACGGTGCGCGCGGGCGAGTGGGAGCTGTCCGCGCAGGGCACCACCCGCGTTCTGCGCCCGTCACCGCCGGATCAGGCCCAGACGGCCAAACACACCCTCCTGCGGTGGGTGAACCACCGGTCCTCCCGGCCCCTCGGCCGGATCGTGCACCTGGTGGCGGTGCCGTTCTCCACTCTGCCGGGTGGATGGTCCGTACCGAACGCCCCGCGGTCGATCATGCTCGACTCCTCAGATCTCCCGCGCCTGGCAGGTCGGATCACGCGGGCGCTGACCCTGCACGGGTCCGACCACCACGACCCGCTCGACGAGGCGCAGGCCGACGCCGTGGTGAAGATGCTGCGCGGCACGCACCGCGCTGTCGAGAACCACCGGGTGCTGTCGCAGCGGATCGAAGCGGTCGGCAATGACCTCACCCGCGAGCAGGAACGAATGATCGCCCTGCTGCGCTACCAGAACCGAGCGCAGATCGTCGGCGGCGCCGGCTCGGGGAAGACGCACCTGGCGATGATCAAGGCGCGGCATCTGACGCGGGAGGGTCACCGGACCGCACTGTTGTGCTACTCCCGCGGGCTCGCTCGTCACTTCCAACTGCTGGCGGCGCAGTGGCCCCTGAATGAACGACCCGCCTACGTCGGCCTGTTCCACGACCTCCCGGTGCATTGGGGCGCGGACGACGAGCAGGCCCACCTGCTGGCCCGGGGTGGGGACGCGCTCTCACCCCAGGAACAGCGGGAGACGATCGCCGCCTTCTACGAGGAGCATCTGCCGCGGGCGCTGCCGGAGGTGGCGGCCGCCCAGCCCCCGGAGGAGCTGTTCGACGCGATCGTGGTGGACGAGGCTCAGGACTTCGCGGACCTGTGGTGGGACGGGCTGCGTGTGTGCCTGCGGGATCCGGACGAGGGAGTGCTGTTCGTGTTCACCGACGCGCACCAGACGGTGTTCGATCGGACGGGTAGCGCCCCGATCACCCTCAGCCCCTTCCCCCTGGACGAGAACCTCCGCTCCACCGCGACCATCGCCCGGGCGTTCGCCCCACTGGCGGGAGCCCCTCAGACCCCCCGCCTGGACGAGGGATCCCCGGTGCGGTTCATCGCCTGTCCGACAGAGTCTGCGGTCTCCACCGCGGATGACTGCGTGGACCTGCTGATCGAGGACGGATGGGAACCCGGAGAAATCGCGCTATTGACGACGGGACGTCGCCACCCGGAGCAGCGCGCCGCCGTGGAGCTGATGGGGTATGACGGCTACTGGGATGACTTCTTCGCCAACGAGGACGTGTTCTACGGTCACGTCCTGAACTTCAAAGGCCTGGAGCGCAGCGTCGTGGTGCTGGCGGTCAACGGTTTCCAGAGTCCGGAACGAGCGGCGCACATGCTGTATGTGGGGCTCTCGCGGGCCCGATCCCTCCTGGTCGTCGTGGGTGACCCGCAGGAGATCGCCCGCGCCGCCGGCGCTGCCGCGCCCGAGGTCCTGAAGGGCCTGGGGGTCGACGGGGCCTGACGCAGGGCTCTGCGGTTCCCAGCCGAAGCCGACGGGGGCGCGAGAACCGGAGCGGCGCGGAACGCGCCGCAGGGTGACGCCACACCGGGGTGGGCCGTGGTTGTCCACAGGGCACCTTCGACCGATGTGCCGGGGGTCACGTCTGGCTAGGGTGCTGAGCGGACCCGTCGCCGATCTCGAGGACTTCGTGATGCCCCCGCTGAGCGTTGAAACGACCACCGCCGCTGTCTCTGCCCAGGAGACGCCTCTCCCGACGTGGGCCGACCGACGTCGGCCCGGTGGGGTGCGCCGTCTGGGGGCTGTTGCCCTGGCGGGGGTCGTGATGCTGGGTGTCGCGGCCTGTGGTGGGGAGGGCTCGAGGGACGCAGCCACGTTTCCCCCGACGGTGGTCTCGGACTTCCCGGTCACCTCTGACGGCGGCGGGGAGACGACCCCGGGCGCACCGAGCGATGGCGGCGGCACTACCGACGGTGGCGCATCCGATGGCGGCGGAACCGTGGTCGCGAACATCCCCAAGCCCGACCCCAAGGACTACCCGGGCATGGACCAACACACTCAGGAAGGCGCGGAACAGGCGTTCAGGTTCTACGTCGACGCCATGTCGTGGACCCGACGTACCGGGGATGGTTCTCTAATGCGAGACATGTCAGCCGCCGACTGCACCGGATGCCATGACCTCATTGAGCGTTTTGAATCGATGAGAAGTGAGGCGGCGGTCAGCGCAACCGTCGACCTAGAGGTGGTCAACGTCGATACTCAAGAGAGTGACGTCGCTGAGTACATTGTTTCGGGCACCCTACGGCCGAAAGAAGGTGCCGATTCGGCAACCTCTGGGAGCGCGGACGATGACAGCTCAGAGGCGGCCGCTGCTCTTGAATGGATCGACGGCGAGTGGGTCGTCGGCGAGTTGGGAATCCAGAGCAACGATCCACTTCAGGGGGACTGACCTCATGGCACTCAAAGTCTGCTCAGGGCATTCGAGACTTCACCCTCCGGCCCCTGCTCTATGTTTGGTCTGGATCGTACTCTTCGGAGCAATCTTCAGCGTCTACGCCGATGAAAGTCGGGCGTTGGATCCGACTGCCTCTCACTCGTCGAATCTTTCCCTGGCCCCGTGGGTCGCTCTCGAGAATCTAGCCCCTCTCTCTCCCGGCGACTCAACGATTGGAGAGTACGACACGACGCCCACCGGAGACCCTGACAAGAGGAACGCGATTCTGGTTACTCTGCGAGACAGGGCGACAGCAAATAGGGAAGGCAAAAAGCCGGGTAGTGGTGATTCCACGGTGCGGCCAGCATCCGCGGGCGGCGCTTCTCGTCGTCTTCCGGCGTTTACGACGTGGTGGGAGCGTGAGGAGGCGGTGACTCCGGAGTGTTCGGAGGCCGGTGAGTGTGGTTTCGCGGCGGGGAGTTGTGAGGCGCAGGGTCAGGCCCGGTGGCGGCTGACCGGGTCGGATGTCGTGGGTATCCCGCAGCCTGGTGCCTCGGGGGCCGCGGCCGATGCCTACTCGCAGCGTGGGACGCGGACGGAGGTCGCGACCGGCGCGACCAGCGACCTGGGGTTCCGGTGTGTCACCCCCGGACAACCCGGCAGCACTGGCGGTGTGGCGGGGGCGGGGGCGCCGGTGGTGATCACGGTGACACGGGAGGACTTCGCTCGCCTGCCCGTCGAACCGTTGGTGCCGCATGCGGGCCCGGAGGCCGGGTGGATCCCGGTCAACTCCCCCACCGTCCTGTATGTCGAGCCCACCGATCAGATTCTCGACACCACGCTGCTGGGCACTCCCGTCCAGGTCCGAGCGATCCCGGTCTCCTACACCTGGTCGATGGGTGATGGCGCCACCATCACCACCACCAAACGCGGCAAGCCGTATCCGTCTGAAGAGGTCGCTTACTACTACGAGACCGAGGGCTGGTATGACATCACCCTGACCACCACGTTCGCCGGACAGTTCTCCGTCAACGGTGGCCCCTGGCAGGACATCGACGGCACCATCACCATCGACTCCGACCCCGTGCCGCTGTACTCCAATTCCCTCGAATCCCGCTTGGTGAACCCGAACTCCACCCAGCCCCCCGAACCCATCGTTCCTGACCGCACCCCCGACACCGAAGGCCACCCCAACCCCCGAGCCGGAC encodes:
- the rbsK gene encoding ribokinase produces the protein MRIAVIGSSMVDLITYIDRMPVEGETLEAPDFALGCGGKGANQAVAASRCGAEVVMVARVGDDAFADMTLANFRDQGIDTTHVLRTDGASSGVAPIFVDPQSRNSILIVKGANAHLSPEDVLAARKRITTCDLIVLQLEIPLATVHAAIRLGSELGIPVLLNPAPADPHLDVSQLRGVEFLVPNETELALLTGRDVADLSTIDQVTEAASEVLSEGVAQMIVTLGARGALWVHPSGSELIEAPRVTPVDTTGAGDAFIGAFAEHWTRTRDIRAAITAGVHYAADSVTRRGTQTSYATNTPRTDQSTHFSDAGLDPQGAEKPPLDVVAAVIVDPAAHPSRVFAARRAPERSAGGLWEFPGGKVEPGETPQQALQRELREELGVQVRIGEHVATSRTEQNGRTIRLACYLATLTGPAPTGSTDHDALEWIPTESFEDYAWAPGDVPVLNAICTRLQHNPRG
- a CDS encoding flavodoxin domain-containing protein, producing the protein MSILVAYATHTGATRTLAETIAETLTAQGCEVALADIANDPDPGAHEAVILGSGIRMDALEKSAIAWADQHREQLAGRPVALFTCSGSAADPRKEGKQKGTDHFLARAGFTPVAVRNFPGWVILDKMALHERALMRTLRTPLGDFRDLPAVAAWAREISPLLVA
- a CDS encoding phytoene desaturase family protein — translated: MDTAPEPSTSTPLAVPAGTPEAHAPQAAAASPSPGGTAPEAGCEDALAPTDAVIVGSGPNGLAAAVTLARAGLQVTVLEAEDTLGGGARTLDLGLVPGLAHDVCSAVHPMALASPFLREFDLAARGVDLRVPEVSYAQALEGRPAAIAWRDLERTVDGLGPDGATWRRLFGPLVAHWPDLVELILSDKRSLPRTARTREGMVLAARLVAAVARHGTALWDRPWKSEAAPALLTGVAAHAIVDLPSPAAAGTVMLLGTLAHAGGWPIPVGGSQAIVDALVTDLHTHGARLVTGHPVHGHADLPPARAVLLDTDAAQAARILGDRIPARTHRALRRYPHGDGAATVDFVLSGPVPWRDGDVGRAGTVHIGGSRAEIAAAEHAVSRGRMPQRPVVLASDPTILDPSRAVGALRPLWTYAHVPAGEPRDPSDAVIAQIERFAPGFRDVIVAAHAVPAARLHEHNRNLVAGDIALGRVSLARMIARPSAAPDPFHLGGGAYLCSAATPPGPGVHGLSGWYAARRALAREFGIHRAPSLRPEL
- a CDS encoding DNA cytosine methyltransferase — protein: MTYNSLELCAGAGGQALGLEEAGFEHSALVELDEHAVQTLRLNRPEWKVIQADLFTWEAPCDLKGVDLLAGGVPCPPFSHAGLQLGEADERNLFDRALEIVETVSPRGVMIENVRGLLDPKFDAYRQKIMSRLEGAGYVAEWRLLNASDYGVPQLRPRSILIALQSQDFANFQWPAGGGEPTTVGGALIDLMASNGWEGASSWAMGADRIAPTLVGGSKKHGGPDLGPTRAKKAWEALGVDARGVANEAPAQGFEGSPRLTVRMAARIQGFPDSWSFVGRKTSAYRQVGNAFPPPVAEAVGRAIRMAFEATDRNANSSTVRAARTSGRAQNAVLVSGGTSEQIVFQL
- a CDS encoding nuclease-related domain-containing DEAD/DEAH box helicase, which codes for MPRLIPPIPDFITDSERTVWEHLRSQLPANATLIAGQRLTDGTDEVEIDLLVLWPGVGVAVIEVKGGAVTVRAGEWELSAQGTTRVLRPSPPDQAQTAKHTLLRWVNHRSSRPLGRIVHLVAVPFSTLPGGWSVPNAPRSIMLDSSDLPRLAGRITRALTLHGSDHHDPLDEAQADAVVKMLRGTHRAVENHRVLSQRIEAVGNDLTREQERMIALLRYQNRAQIVGGAGSGKTHLAMIKARHLTREGHRTALLCYSRGLARHFQLLAAQWPLNERPAYVGLFHDLPVHWGADDEQAHLLARGGDALSPQEQRETIAAFYEEHLPRALPEVAAAQPPEELFDAIVVDEAQDFADLWWDGLRVCLRDPDEGVLFVFTDAHQTVFDRTGSAPITLSPFPLDENLRSTATIARAFAPLAGAPQTPRLDEGSPVRFIACPTESAVSTADDCVDLLIEDGWEPGEIALLTTGRRHPEQRAAVELMGYDGYWDDFFANEDVFYGHVLNFKGLERSVVVLAVNGFQSPERAAHMLYVGLSRARSLLVVVGDPQEIARAAGAAAPEVLKGLGVDGA
- a CDS encoding NaeI family type II restriction endonuclease, which gives rise to MYDLGFYIPGENVDVALSDVVTRIHEIDPDGLRTARTFRATFDQLYDGQRTGRYRVDQLFKTEKTHFGTLIEINLQREFNFESGTLLDYRIAGHEVDCKFSLTSAWMLPPESFEQLVLVCTADDSTSRWSMGIVRVRKEFRRTGANRDRKTGLNKEGRDNITWIFRNNSMPPNILLQLPDQTTRAILSHGSGQKRVNELFRRALNRRITRNVVATVARQEDYMKRVRNNGGARSTLRSEGIIILSGDYSYQVKLAESLRAQVPRPGEFVSIRVSPSSESEGVQIDGSYWKMENATDASPVMAPLIRGQ
- a CDS encoding YsnF/AvaK domain-containing protein; this translates as MAHEHDRTDNLGLTDDGITHDGGSLTVHEEHLRVGTERVVSGRVRVRKRIVEEERTLQVTVRREEIEIIEEDADGVVGDTPAPTATADSAEGRGERGGLGGDIIDAQDDDTLEIVLSEERPVVTMEVVPVERVIVRKVRKTGTQIVSGEVQREVVEVIDESGTAIRDTDRDGDRGVR
- a CDS encoding PKD domain-containing protein, which produces MITVTREDFARLPVEPLVPHAGPEAGWIPVNSPTVLYVEPTDQILDTTLLGTPVQVRAIPVSYTWSMGDGATITTTKRGKPYPSEEVAYYYETEGWYDITLTTTFAGQFSVNGGPWQDIDGTITIDSDPVPLYSNSLESRLVNPNSTQPPEPIVPDRTPDTEGHPNPRAGHETR
- a CDS encoding DUF6318 family protein; this encodes MPPLSVETTTAAVSAQETPLPTWADRRRPGGVRRLGAVALAGVVMLGVAACGGEGSRDAATFPPTVVSDFPVTSDGGGETTPGAPSDGGGTTDGGASDGGGTVVANIPKPDPKDYPGMDQHTQEGAEQAFRFYVDAMSWTRRTGDGSLMRDMSAADCTGCHDLIERFESMRSEAAVSATVDLEVVNVDTQESDVAEYIVSGTLRPKEGADSATSGSADDDSSEAAAALEWIDGEWVVGELGIQSNDPLQGD